A stretch of Bacteroidota bacterium DNA encodes these proteins:
- a CDS encoding SBBP repeat-containing protein yields the protein MIFGAFACPIEAPALLLDIMYLEKAPFVKNLTLMASSGSFIAKFDPTGVLIWSTYFNGGSDVACDATNNIFLCGASSGVPVMAAFQPAPAGGGDCFITKFSSGGVMQWSTYFGGTGNDQGIGITCDTFGNVFFTGLTSSTNFPTLSPFQAGLNGGTDSFVVKLNPATGFPVWSTYYGGNLTEGTNVDAAIAADNFGNVIITGSTNSTTGISTAGSFQPGNSSTGFSEGYVAKFSSTGNLLWATYLGGSGYEEPRGIATDNKNNIIVSGDTYSTNFPITSCAFQKSFLGTEDQFITTFDPNGKLICSGFLGAGNSSSTHNETIDGCGGIVAVDGCFVYLIASSWCIYPVTPNAYQFNCGGVWDATFAQLYVNTCGGVTSMINFSGNSTLCAGNTINFTSSYIGCDKTGITYLWTFPGGTPSTSTAVNPTGIAYNTPGTYPVKLVIQQPCGSDSLEKLNFITVNNCGCTMSASNAITTNVSCNGGNTGSATANVSGGTAPYTYLWSSGQTTQVVTGLTMGTYTVTATDSKGCTQPQVISIIQPEPINLNLSGTNVSCTSSGSASVFVLNGGSPPYIYSWSTGQTTASISGIPAGNYTVTVADGNGCKIVKAYTVTGTSPVSASFTASSACKGSVVNFTNTGTAPGSGVTYNWVISPISPANVSGTTTDFSYTFLSTGIYNVSHTVNSGGCSSNIVITITVVNCTAGPIVTTTANSVCPGYCATVTSIATGGASPYTYAWSNGSTTQNISPCPVSTTTYTVTIRDVGGNSATSTALVTINPSVTATITQTNLTCAGSNNGSAQAIGAGGSPVYSFSWSNGAAASLISNLSSQAYTVTITDSKGCTSISTTTIVSPPVLAGQFAKGTANCAGCGCKEWLMVNATGGTSPYSYTWPDGYVNRYKNQLCPGSYTINVKDKNGCSANLIVNAP from the coding sequence ATGATCTTCGGAGCCTTTGCCTGCCCCATCGAAGCGCCTGCTTTGCTCCTCGACATCATGTACCTTGAGAAGGCTCCTTTTGTCAAGAACCTCACTTTGATGGCTTCTTCAGGATCTTTTATTGCAAAGTTTGATCCCACTGGTGTTTTGATATGGTCTACTTACTTTAATGGAGGAAGTGATGTAGCCTGTGATGCAACAAATAATATTTTTCTGTGCGGGGCATCTTCTGGTGTACCTGTTATGGCTGCATTTCAGCCCGCTCCTGCAGGCGGGGGGGATTGTTTTATCACGAAATTTAGCAGTGGTGGAGTTATGCAATGGTCTACCTATTTTGGTGGGACAGGCAATGATCAGGGAATAGGCATAACCTGTGATACTTTTGGAAATGTCTTTTTTACCGGACTCACATCATCAACTAATTTTCCGACATTATCACCATTTCAGGCTGGATTAAATGGAGGAACGGACTCTTTTGTTGTCAAATTGAATCCTGCAACCGGTTTTCCTGTTTGGTCAACCTATTATGGAGGTAACCTTACTGAAGGTACGAATGTTGACGCGGCAATTGCTGCAGATAATTTTGGGAATGTCATTATAACCGGAAGCACAAATTCCACAACAGGTATTTCTACTGCGGGATCTTTTCAACCGGGAAACAGTAGTACGGGCTTCTCAGAGGGATACGTTGCTAAATTCAGCAGCACAGGCAATCTCTTATGGGCCACTTATCTCGGAGGGAGTGGATATGAAGAACCAAGAGGAATTGCAACAGATAATAAAAACAATATTATAGTGTCGGGCGATACCTATAGTACTAATTTCCCGATTACATCCTGCGCTTTTCAGAAATCATTTTTGGGTACAGAGGATCAGTTTATCACCACATTTGATCCTAATGGTAAGTTGATTTGTTCCGGCTTTCTTGGTGCAGGGAACTCAAGTTCCACGCACAATGAAACGATTGATGGATGTGGTGGTATTGTTGCTGTTGATGGCTGCTTTGTATATTTAATTGCAAGCAGTTGGTGCATCTATCCGGTTACACCTAATGCATATCAGTTCAATTGTGGTGGTGTATGGGATGCTACGTTTGCACAACTTTATGTAAATACATGTGGGGGCGTAACAAGTATGATCAACTTTAGTGGAAATTCAACACTCTGTGCAGGTAATACGATAAATTTTACTTCTTCCTATATTGGTTGCGACAAAACCGGAATTACATACCTGTGGACATTTCCTGGAGGTACGCCATCTACTTCAACTGCAGTAAATCCTACAGGGATTGCGTACAATACGCCGGGAACATATCCTGTAAAGCTGGTTATACAACAACCTTGTGGGAGCGATAGCCTTGAGAAGCTTAATTTTATTACTGTCAATAATTGCGGTTGCACTATGTCTGCTTCAAATGCAATAACGACGAACGTGAGCTGTAATGGTGGAAACACTGGTAGTGCAACAGCTAATGTATCTGGAGGTACAGCACCCTATACATATTTGTGGAGTAGCGGTCAGACTACACAAGTGGTTACGGGGCTTACTATGGGGACTTATACGGTTACAGCAACGGATTCAAAAGGTTGTACACAGCCACAAGTAATAAGTATAATTCAGCCGGAACCAATTAACTTAAATTTATCGGGTACAAATGTCAGTTGTACTTCAAGTGGTAGCGCATCTGTTTTTGTTCTTAACGGAGGCAGCCCCCCTTATATATACAGTTGGAGTACTGGTCAAACTACTGCTTCAATTTCAGGTATTCCGGCCGGTAATTATACAGTAACAGTTGCCGATGGCAATGGATGTAAGATTGTTAAAGCGTACACAGTAACAGGTACGAGTCCCGTTTCTGCGTCCTTTACAGCTTCTTCAGCTTGTAAAGGAAGTGTTGTCAACTTTACAAATACAGGGACTGCGCCCGGATCGGGAGTTACATACAACTGGGTTATTTCACCCATTTCACCGGCAAATGTTAGTGGTACCACTACTGATTTTTCTTACACATTTTTATCTACAGGAATTTACAACGTTTCTCATACAGTTAATAGTGGCGGATGCTCTTCCAATATTGTCATCACCATTACGGTTGTAAATTGTACCGCGGGTCCAATTGTAACAACTACGGCAAATTCAGTTTGTCCGGGGTATTGTGCAACGGTAACGTCAATTGCCACAGGAGGAGCAAGTCCTTACACTTATGCATGGAGTAACGGTTCAACAACTCAAAATATTAGCCCCTGTCCTGTATCAACAACAACATATACTGTGACGATTAGAGATGTTGGAGGAAACTCTGCAACATCAACCGCATTGGTAACAATAAATCCTTCCGTGACAGCAACAATAACCCAAACAAACTTAACTTGTGCAGGAAGCAATAATGGTTCAGCACAGGCTATTGGTGCAGGAGGAAGTCCTGTATATAGTTTTTCCTGGAGCAATGGCGCTGCCGCATCCCTGATTTCGAATCTTTCATCTCAAGCATATACAGTAACTATAACAGACAGCAAAGGTTGTACCTCAATTTCCACAACCACTATAGTTTCTCCACCTGTGTTAGCAGGGCAATTCGCCAAAGGTACTGCCAATTGTGCCGGATGTGGTTGTAAAGAATGGTTAATGGTAAACGCAACTGGTGGTACAAGTCCGTATAGTTATACCTGGCCGGACGGGTATGTGAACAGGTATAAAAACCAGTTATGTCCGGGAAGCTATACCATTAATGTTAAAGATAAAAACGGGTGTAGTGCCAATTTAATAGTTAACGCCCCTTAA
- a CDS encoding PKD domain-containing protein: MEHYCISNKIFGRENYLITLLFLLFTIYGARASDLMRSCQSGNSLGQAITESEKQTILKKIADLPIMFRKNMGQWDGCTAIGENKILYRGSSPGWNANVYFMKDHLSFGFRREKEIHTELTPGKRAMDDGKENTEYLVWNMWFKGMNSDLIISNEGEQNSQTNYLLGNDPSKYCTNVPDYKMIRYNDIYKQIDLRYYSNGTELKYDFIVKAGGDINKIQLGCEGIKRLQINEEGNLIISTAWGDLIEQIPESYQDIGGNKKQIRISYKLINDTTFGFVCDQNYDKQIPLVIDPVNLVWSTYVGPLSGSSEGYIFDMALDPAGNVYGTGWFNDKFPTMAGVFDQTFNNPLTGVVANDWGNSDAYVFKLSANGSSLIYATYIGGTLNENLISYAATDVYRAGIAVNASGEVFISGSTYSTNFPTTPGAYDVTHNGGTDAFVLKLNATGTTLMYSTFLGGSGEDSGFDIAINAAGEAFVTGFTASANFPVTAGAFDLSFNGGAHDLYVTKLNASGAGLSYSTYLGGSSDDRAYGIVLNASGQAFLTGATSSPNFSVTAGAYDVSYNGGLDAFVTRVNAAGSNLIYSTYLGGAGAAFNINEAGQAIAINASDEAFVTGETSSSDFPVTPGAYDVTYNAGQTDAFVTKLTSSGAFIIYSTFVGGSTMEDHGFGIAVNSVDEVYVSGISYSTNFPVTPCAYQSTKRGWPDIILFKLNNTLSTMLYATYMGGTGDFNYYVPKVCLRGPCQEEVISCGTTHTSNFPTTAGSFQPAKIGLTGFDERPVVFKFKPNVTPNFTFTASPNCNSSVQFTDASTGTCVWNSGAWTASSWKWDFGDGTTSNLKNPTHIYTTGGTYNVKLVIACPADSITIPVTVTSVSCCISSLNPTINIVHAGCGNNGSGSIVSVSGGTSPYTYSWSPSGGTNASATGLSPGSYNVTISDAANCKNVANIQINNSQLVISTSVQGILCNGSSNGTASVLIAGSTSPYTYNWSNGQTTQVSTGLSAGNYTVTVRDVNGCSVTKVVTITPKPPVAYTVTPTNGTCGNPGSASITVTGGAYSYLWSNSQTTASVTGLSAGTYSVTVTDGNGCVGTRTFSISIAANPNTATFTQSPSGIVCLGTNVTFTNTGSTGTYNWLVSPANVSGSTVNFSYTFLSTGSYTISHTVTSGGCSKQETSTVSVINCTSGPSVAATGSSVCPGSCGTVTASGTGGTSPYTYSWSNGATTQNISPCPASTTTYTVTIRDTGGNTSTSTAVVTVNPAISVNTTATNLACNGATNGSSLASPANGTAPYTYSWSNNQTTQTATGLLQGNYTVIVTDNKGCTAVSTTTLTEPIAITASTTPTAAGCGVSNGGATVSAGGGTGGLTYTWSTSATGQTISAVAAGTYTVTVRDGNNCTKTAIAVISNFPSPAINSLTGNNLQCSGGNNGTAIVAASGGTGTLTYNWSNTSSGVTSITGLTAGTYVVSVRDASGCLVVSTVSITEPGAITFTTNGVNANCGNSNGSVSVVAGGGTGTLIYNWSNSSTGQLVTGLGAGIYTLTITDANSCVKTATATVNNINGATVTTTVQANVTCNGGTNGSALANPVGGTTPYTYSWSNGQTAPTATGLGAGSYTITITDASGCSSIANAVIISPAALTGEFAKGTSNCSGCGCKEWIMVTAAGGTSPYSYTWPDGYANRYKNLLCPGNYSVNITDKNGCSINVNVSAP, from the coding sequence ATGGAGCATTACTGCATCAGCAACAAAATTTTCGGACGGGAAAATTATTTGATTACTCTCCTTTTTTTATTATTTACTATTTACGGAGCACGGGCTAGTGATCTGATGAGATCATGTCAGTCCGGTAACTCGCTTGGTCAGGCTATTACAGAAAGCGAAAAACAAACTATTTTAAAAAAGATTGCCGACCTGCCCATTATGTTCCGTAAAAATATGGGTCAATGGGATGGTTGTACTGCTATTGGTGAGAATAAAATACTTTACAGGGGATCATCCCCCGGCTGGAACGCGAATGTATATTTTATGAAGGATCATTTAAGTTTTGGATTCAGACGGGAGAAGGAAATTCATACTGAACTGACACCGGGAAAAAGGGCAATGGATGATGGAAAAGAAAATACAGAATATCTTGTATGGAACATGTGGTTTAAAGGGATGAACTCCGATTTAATCATTTCAAATGAAGGCGAACAAAACAGTCAAACAAATTATTTGTTGGGTAATGATCCTTCAAAATACTGCACAAATGTGCCTGATTATAAAATGATCAGGTACAATGATATTTATAAACAAATTGATCTAAGGTATTATAGCAATGGCACTGAGCTTAAGTATGATTTTATAGTGAAGGCGGGAGGCGACATTAATAAAATTCAATTAGGATGTGAAGGGATAAAAAGATTGCAGATAAATGAGGAGGGAAATTTAATTATAAGCACAGCATGGGGTGATCTGATCGAGCAGATTCCGGAGTCGTACCAGGATATTGGAGGAAACAAAAAGCAAATCAGGATATCTTATAAATTGATTAATGATACAACTTTCGGTTTTGTTTGCGATCAGAACTATGATAAACAGATTCCGCTTGTTATAGATCCGGTTAATCTCGTTTGGTCAACCTATGTTGGGCCACTGAGTGGTTCTTCTGAAGGTTATATTTTTGATATGGCTCTTGATCCTGCTGGTAATGTATATGGTACCGGTTGGTTTAATGACAAATTTCCGACAATGGCAGGAGTGTTTGATCAGACATTCAATAATCCGCTTACAGGTGTGGTTGCAAATGATTGGGGTAATTCAGATGCTTATGTTTTCAAACTTTCGGCCAACGGATCGTCATTGATTTATGCAACATACATAGGTGGAACTTTAAATGAGAACCTTATCAGTTATGCTGCTACAGATGTATATCGAGCGGGAATTGCTGTTAACGCCTCTGGTGAAGTTTTTATTTCAGGATCAACCTATTCAACCAACTTTCCCACTACACCGGGTGCATATGATGTAACTCACAATGGAGGCACTGATGCATTTGTATTAAAACTGAATGCTACTGGTACGACGTTGATGTATTCAACATTTTTGGGTGGTTCAGGTGAAGATTCAGGGTTTGATATCGCGATCAATGCTGCTGGTGAAGCTTTCGTAACAGGATTTACCGCATCGGCCAATTTTCCTGTAACCGCAGGAGCGTTTGATTTATCATTTAATGGAGGAGCCCATGATCTTTATGTAACCAAACTTAACGCATCAGGTGCGGGGTTGTCCTATTCAACTTATCTGGGAGGATCTTCCGATGACCGTGCTTACGGTATTGTTTTGAATGCTTCCGGTCAGGCATTTCTCACAGGAGCAACATCTTCCCCCAATTTCTCTGTTACTGCCGGAGCCTACGATGTAAGTTATAATGGAGGTTTAGATGCTTTTGTTACAAGGGTCAATGCAGCCGGCTCTAACCTCATTTATTCAACGTATTTAGGCGGGGCTGGGGCTGCTTTTAATATCAATGAGGCAGGGCAGGCAATTGCAATTAATGCTTCTGATGAAGCCTTTGTTACAGGTGAAACCTCTTCATCCGACTTTCCTGTTACACCCGGCGCATACGACGTCACATATAATGCAGGACAAACAGACGCCTTTGTGACAAAACTAACCTCGTCCGGTGCTTTTATAATTTATTCAACTTTTGTCGGTGGCTCAACAATGGAAGATCATGGATTTGGGATTGCAGTTAATTCGGTCGATGAAGTATATGTTTCAGGAATAAGCTATTCTACTAATTTTCCGGTTACTCCCTGCGCTTATCAAAGTACTAAAAGAGGATGGCCCGACATAATATTATTCAAACTTAATAATACATTGAGCACAATGCTATATGCAACCTATATGGGAGGAACAGGTGATTTTAATTATTATGTTCCCAAAGTATGCCTTCGCGGGCCTTGCCAGGAAGAAGTGATATCATGTGGCACAACACATACAAGCAACTTCCCGACAACTGCCGGCTCTTTTCAACCCGCTAAAATAGGGTTAACCGGATTTGATGAACGTCCTGTGGTATTTAAGTTCAAGCCCAATGTAACTCCAAACTTCACTTTTACAGCTTCCCCAAATTGTAATTCTTCTGTTCAATTTACAGATGCAAGCACAGGTACATGCGTTTGGAATAGCGGTGCCTGGACAGCTTCATCATGGAAATGGGATTTTGGTGATGGAACTACTTCCAACCTTAAGAACCCAACTCACATTTATACTACCGGAGGAACTTATAATGTAAAACTTGTGATCGCTTGTCCGGCAGATTCAATTACAATTCCTGTAACAGTCACCAGTGTGAGCTGTTGCATCTCTTCACTGAATCCTACTATTAATATTGTACATGCTGGTTGTGGAAATAACGGATCAGGATCAATAGTTTCTGTTTCAGGAGGCACTTCGCCTTATACTTATAGCTGGTCGCCTTCTGGAGGAACAAATGCTTCGGCTACCGGCCTCTCTCCCGGTTCTTACAACGTTACTATTAGCGATGCAGCGAATTGTAAAAATGTGGCGAACATCCAGATCAATAATTCTCAGCTGGTAATTTCTACCTCTGTGCAGGGTATTTTATGTAATGGCAGCAGTAATGGAACCGCTTCTGTGTTAATCGCGGGTTCGACTTCTCCATACACTTATAATTGGAGTAATGGCCAAACTACCCAAGTTTCAACAGGTCTTTCTGCAGGCAATTATACTGTAACTGTTCGTGATGTGAATGGATGCAGTGTAACAAAGGTGGTTACAATAACTCCCAAGCCTCCGGTAGCGTACACAGTTACTCCAACTAATGGTACCTGTGGAAATCCGGGAAGCGCATCAATTACTGTTACGGGTGGGGCCTATTCCTATTTATGGAGTAATAGTCAAACAACAGCTTCTGTTACCGGTCTTTCAGCCGGAACGTATTCAGTAACCGTTACAGATGGAAACGGATGTGTCGGAACAAGGACATTTTCAATTTCAATCGCAGCTAATCCCAATACCGCAACTTTTACCCAATCACCAAGTGGAATAGTATGCCTGGGTACCAATGTAACATTTACCAATACCGGTTCCACAGGCACTTACAACTGGCTGGTTTCTCCGGCAAACGTTAGCGGTTCAACGGTTAACTTTTCCTATACCTTTTTAAGTACAGGGAGCTATACCATTTCGCATACAGTCACTTCAGGTGGATGTTCAAAACAGGAAACATCCACAGTTAGTGTTATTAATTGTACAAGCGGTCCTTCTGTAGCGGCTACAGGCAGTTCGGTCTGTCCCGGAAGTTGCGGCACAGTAACTGCCAGCGGAACGGGAGGTACAAGCCCATATACTTATAGCTGGAGTAATGGTGCAACAACCCAAAACATCAGTCCATGTCCTGCATCAACAACCACCTATACCGTAACGATCCGTGATACCGGGGGCAACACATCCACCTCAACAGCAGTAGTAACAGTAAACCCTGCTATTTCAGTAAATACCACGGCCACTAACCTGGCCTGTAACGGCGCGACCAATGGAAGTTCATTAGCGAGCCCGGCAAACGGAACCGCTCCTTATACATATAGCTGGAGCAATAACCAAACCACACAAACAGCTACAGGTTTACTACAGGGTAATTACACAGTAATTGTAACCGACAACAAAGGCTGTACCGCAGTATCAACAACAACACTTACAGAGCCGATAGCGATAACTGCAAGTACCACTCCAACGGCAGCCGGCTGTGGTGTGTCAAATGGGGGGGCCACAGTATCGGCCGGAGGCGGAACAGGAGGATTAACATATACATGGAGTACGTCCGCAACGGGGCAAACAATATCGGCAGTAGCAGCCGGTACTTATACCGTTACAGTGAGGGATGGGAACAACTGTACAAAAACCGCCATTGCAGTGATCAGCAATTTCCCATCACCTGCCATTAATAGCTTAACGGGTAATAATTTGCAATGTAGTGGCGGGAATAACGGTACAGCCATTGTTGCAGCATCAGGAGGAACAGGAACACTGACCTATAACTGGAGCAATACGTCCTCAGGAGTTACCTCGATCACGGGCCTTACTGCGGGAACTTATGTAGTAAGCGTCAGGGATGCATCAGGATGCTTAGTGGTTAGCACAGTAAGTATAACAGAACCAGGCGCAATAACTTTCACTACAAATGGCGTAAATGCCAATTGCGGAAATTCCAATGGCAGTGTAAGCGTAGTGGCCGGAGGCGGAACAGGCACATTGATTTACAATTGGAGCAATAGTTCCACAGGGCAACTGGTAACAGGTCTTGGCGCGGGCATTTACACCCTTACAATCACAGATGCGAATTCCTGTGTGAAAACGGCAACGGCAACAGTTAACAATATAAATGGAGCAACGGTAACAACAACAGTACAAGCCAATGTAACCTGCAATGGAGGAACGAACGGCAGCGCACTCGCAAATCCGGTTGGAGGAACAACGCCATACACCTATAGCTGGAGTAATGGTCAAACTGCTCCCACAGCCACAGGTCTTGGTGCAGGAAGCTATACAATAACAATAACCGATGCAAGCGGGTGTAGTTCAATTGCAAATGCAGTAATCATTTCACCGGCTGCACTAACGGGAGAATTCGCGAAGGGCACTTCCAACTGCTCGGGTTGTGGTTGTAAAGAATGGATCATGGTAACCGCGGCAGGTGGCACCAGTCCTTATAGTTACACCTGGCCTGACGGATATGCGAACCGGTATAAAAACCTGTTGTGTCCGGGTAATTATAGTGTAAATATTACAGACAAAAACGGGTGCAGTATAAATGTTAACGTGAGTGCACCTTAA